The Methanotorris formicicus Mc-S-70 DNA segment GATGTTTATAGAATTTTTATTCAATATATTTAGCAGTTCTTTTAGTGTTATTTCATTTTTATCAATAGTTATTTTAATCTCTCCTCCATAAAGTTCCCTATACTTTGCAAATAACTTTATAATCAACTCCATATAAATCACC contains these protein-coding regions:
- a CDS encoding MoaD/ThiS family protein; protein product: MELIIKLFAKYRELYGGEIKITIDKNEITLKELLNILNKNSINIKDDFYQGKAIISINCDVVDSDDVVVKASDEIVIYPPVSGG